GACAGCAAATACCAGCCACACTTCAGAGCTACCGGATTTCAGAACTTCCATCGGGTTACCAATGCCGTTGTCCACCGAATAATTGGAAGGCATTAAGGCTGTCAGGCTGTCTATTTCTTCGCTGAAAACTATTTTCAAAGTATCCGGTGGGGCTATTCTCACGGAGACCAGTTGCGGGGCAATGGTGTCTTTGTATACTCCGTGTATACTGTTGCGCCTGCCGGGCGTACCCCCTGAAACATCCACCGAGGCGGCCCAGTTACCGGCAGCCGGACACAGAAAATCAGGATCTATACGCTCCAGCGTCCAGCCTCCATCGCTTTTGGTGTCGTCCCGATACCAGCTATCAGAATAATTTACCTGATCAATCATGACTCCCCGGTCATTGTAAAGTGAGAAAACATCACCACTGTTATTTAAGGAAGGCAAACTCAGACCCATTACTTTTCCATAATATTGAAAGGAACTTTTATCAGCTGTAGGGCAAAGAATAACATAATCTCCGGGGAACATGGTCATGTTGGTGAGTACTGCTGAGGAAGTGGCATCCCGGATCATCCACCCTCCCAGATTGATCACCTTTGCGCTGCGGTTGTATAACTCCACAAATTCAGAGGAAGGTAAGCCTACCGAAGGGTCGGGGTCAGGAATGAGTTCATTGAATATGATGTCAAACGGTTCAGCAAGTTCGGGGAGGGCAAAAATTACTTGTGTTGTACTGTTGTTACCAGAGCAGTCGGCTATGCCGGTCAACGTAAGCGTGTAAATAGTGCCAGAGTCAAACGGCTGTGGAAAGTAGAGTGTTGCCTCCCTGAAAGGGAATAAGGCAACCACACTATCGGGATTACCAATGCCATTATCTACTGCATAAACAGAGGGATTGCGCAGCAAGGAGCTGTCGGCCTGTTCGTTTAAAACAATTTTTAATGTAAGGGGGGAGAGTACCACTACCTCTGTTACTGATGGGGCAATGGTGTCTGTGATTACTCCTGATACACTGTTGATTTTTCCGGGTGTTCCTCCGGAGGTATCGGCAGATGCCTTCCAGTTTATGCTGTCTTCGCAGGGATAATTTGGATCAATGCGCTCCAGTGTCCAGCCCCCGTTTTCTTTTGCCGCATCGCGATACCAACTATCGGTATAGCTTACGCGGTCAATCAGCAGACCTTGATTAGTTTTCAGTGTAATGTTATCTCCGGTATTATTCAGCGAAGGGAAAGAAGATACCCCCAGCACACTGCCGAAAGGAGTAAAAGCACTGACGGCCGCGGAGGGGCATACAATGAGATATTCTCCGGGAAACAGAATCCTGCTCCCCAGCACTGCATTGCTTGAGCCGTCTGAAAGCACCCAGCCGCTGAGATCAAATACTTTGGAACTGCGGTTGAACAGTTCCACAAATTCAAAAGCGGGCAGCTGCACCGGAGGATCGGGGTCAGGGAGCAATTCATTGATAATTACATCCAGCAGTGCAGGAGTGTCCGGAATGAAAAACAGAAAATCCCGCGAATCGGATGCGAGAACATTGCCGCGTATATCTTGCACATTGCTGACGGTGAGCGTATGCAAAACGCCATTGGTAAAGGAACCGGCAAATACCAGGTGCACAACTGCTGAATCCGAAGTATCGCGCTGTGCAGTAGTAGGGGCGCCTATACCCTGGTTAACGAAATAATTTGCAGTCAGCTCAGAGCTGAGCTTCTCTACTGGTTCAGTGAATAACACATCCAGCGTAGCCGAAGAGGTCACTACTACGCTGGCGATGCGTGGAGGCACCGTATCTTCTACAATGGGTCCCACATAAAAATCATCAAAATAGTGTTTCTGGAAAAAGCTGGCCGTGGACTGAACCACGTAAACACCGAAATAGCTACCCGAAAGAATAGACGCATCGGTCACCGTGCCTTCGGTAACGTAAGAGTTGCCCGTTCCGGTGATATCTCTTTCCAGTGTCCATACATTCGCTGTATCCCGGGTTACTCTTATTTTCAGTAGGTTATTGGATGTATTGGTAAGCCCGTCAGTGCCATCAACAATTTTGGTGACGGTAGTCCCCGTTTTTCTGTATAAAGAAACTTCGTCTGCCGTGTTGCCGATCCTCACAAAATAGCCATTGTTGGAAGCTGCCCGCAGGTCAGCTGAATCGGAAGTCAGATAAATATCTACATAGTTGGCACTTGAGGTATTAAAGGCCAGATGCACAAAAAACTCCCACTGGCAATTGGTGACAAGGCTGCTTGCCGTGCTCAGGTAAAAATCTGAAGATGCTACGGTGGAGTTAGAGCGTAGCCGGTTGTTGCCCGCTACATTCACAACTACAAATGCAGAATCTATACCCTGCCAGGCAGGATTGGAAGTAAAGTCACCATCACCGAAATCATCTGTAAACTGTGCGGTGAGCGCCAGCGGCATCAGTAAGACGAAAAGAATCAACGCACGGATCATGAGAATGCACTCTCCCTAAAAATAATAAACTATTTTTGCCCGAAAATTTTATTGCATGCGCGTTGCTGTTGTTGGCGCCACCGGCCTGGTAGGCAGCAAGATGCTGCAGGTGCTGGAAGAGCGCAATTTTCCGGTAAGCGAACTGATTCCGGCAGCCTCGGAGAAGTCGGCAGGAAAAGAAATTACCTTCAAAGGGCGGCCCATACGCGTGAGGACGGTGGAAGATGCCGTGCAGGCGCGCCCGCATCTTGCGCTTTTTTCTGCCGGATCAGGTCCTTCCAAAGAGTGGGCCCCGCGCTTTGCCGAGGCCGGCACTTATGTGGTGGACAATTCCTCCTGCTGGCGCATGGACCCTCAGGTGCCTCTGGTTGTGCCGGAAGTTAATGCCGACACCCTTACGCAGGAGAAGCGGATTATTGCCAACCCGAACTGTTCAACCATACAAATGGTCGTAGCACTCAATCCGCTCCATAAGAAATACCGGATAAAGAGAATAGTAGTCTCTACTTATCAAAGCGTTACAGGCACAGGCAAAAAAGCAGTTGACCAGCTGATGGGCGAACGGGAAAAAGCCGTAAAAGGCACTGCCCCGCATTATCCGATGGCATATCCCTATCCCATTGACCTGAACATCATACCGCATATTGATGTGTTTCTGGAAAACGGTTATACCCGTGAAGAAATGAAGATGGTAAATGAAACCAAAAAGATTATGCAGGATGAAAGCATAGCAGTCACTGCAACCACCGTACGCATTCCGGTAATTGGCGGCCATTCGGAATCCATCAATGTGGAATTTGAGAAAGAATTTGACCTTTCTGAAGTCAGAGCCCTGCTTGCCGCGGCTCCCGGAGTGATATTAACCGATGACATTGCTTCCCTCAAATACCCTATGCCTATAGATGCCCACGAAAAGGATGAGGTGTTTGTAGGACGCATCAGACGCGATGCATCACAACCCAAAACCCTAAACCTTTGGGTGGTTGCCGACAACCTGCGCAAGGGAGCCGCCACCAATGCAGTTCAGATAGCGGAACATCTGATTGCCCGTGGAATAATTGCTGTGCCCGTTGCGGAGGCAAGCAGCCGCTGATTGTTTGTGCAATAGATATTGATGGATCAGCCGGAGTTTCCCTCCTATACACCTGCTCAGCTGGCATTACGCAACGGTCAGGACAAACCGGAAATCTGGGTTGCTTACCGGGGGGTCATTTATGACGTTTCCGGGAGCACATTGTGGCGCAACGGGCACCATTATGAACACTGGGCGGGCCAGGATCTGACCGATGAGCTCACCCATGCCCCGCATACAGATGCTGTATTTGAAGAGCTCCCGGTTGTCGGAAGGTTAAAGCTCTCCTGAGGTCCTTGCAGTTTGGCCAATAAGTGCCAGGAAAAGTAATTCCGTCCCCAGGGGTTGTCAATTTGCCATTTCCGAGAGGAATTTAATCTGCATCAGACGCAGCTCTTCCATGGTAACGCCTTCGTGTTTCAGACTGGAATAGGCCGTTTCCAGGTTGTCCGTTTCGGCCTGCATGAAGTAGTCATAAATAATATCCTGCAGGTCGGGGTCAATGAGCTCATCTACGCAATAATCAATTGACAGCTTGGTTCCGGAATCCACAATAGTTTTCATTTCTGCATAGAGCTCATCCATACTCAGCCCTTTGGAGCTTGCAATGTCCTCAAGGGGTATTTTCTTGTCAATATTCTGAATAATATACACTTTCAGAGCGCTCTTGTTGACGATGCTTTTCACCACCATGTCGGTGCTACGCTCAATCTCGTTTTCATCTACATATTTCTTTATCACCTCAAGAAAGGGCTTGCCGTATTTGAGGGCTTTGCCTTTGCTCACTCCATAGATGTTGGCCAGCTCATCGGTAGTAACAGGATACTGAGTGGCCATATCCTCCAGTGACGGATCCTGAAAGATGACATAAGGCGGGAGGTTATGCTGACGGGCAACTTTTTTCCGGAGCTCCCGCAGCATACTGAGCAGCACCGTATCCAGGGCTGAAGGGCGTGCCATGCTGGCTTCTTCATCCATTTCGGCCGCTTCTTTTTCGTAATCGTGATTCAGTGCTATGGAAACCGAAAAAGGCCTGGTGATGAATTTGCGTCCTGCTGGTGTTAACTTAAGGATGCCATACTGCTCAATATCCTTGTTGAGAAATTTTTGCAGCATTGCCTGACGATAAACCGAATTCCAGAACGACTCACTGTGGTCAGCGCCCTGTCCGAAAACGTCTAAGGTGTTGTATCCAAAGTTTACCAGTTCCTGCGATTTTTTGCCAACTATGATATTGACAAGGTCCTGAATACCATGACTCTCCTTCACCGCAGCTACGGTGCGCAAGGCCAGATGTATAAACGGCTTCCCTTCCATGGCTTCCTTGGGATTGAGGCAATTGTCACAGGCTCCGCAATTTTCCTGAGCATAATCTTCGCCAAAATAATGGAGCAGAAATTTTCTGCGGCACACAGGCGTTTCGGCATAAGCAATCACCTCATTGAGGAGCTGATTACCCATTTCCCGCTCGGTGAGATTTTTGTCGCGAAGAAATTTTTCCAGCTTGTAAATGTCTTTGTAGGAGTAGTAGGCAATACACTTGCCTTCCAGTCCATCTCGTCCTGCTCGCCCCGTTTCCTGATAGTAGTTTTCAATGCTCTTGGGAATGTCGTAATGGATGACAAAGCGCACATCCGGCTTGTCAATACCCATTCCAAAAGCAATGGTAGCTACAATGACATCAATCTCCTCCATGAGAAACTGATCCTGTACCTGGGCCCGTTGCGCCTGCTCCAGACCGGCATGATAAGGCGCTGCCTTGATACCGTTTACATGGAGAAACTGGGCAATCTCTTCGGTGCTCTTGCGGCTCAACACGTAAATAATGCCTGATTTGCCCGCATGAGCCTTTACAAACTGCGCGATAGATTTTAGTACATGTTCTTTCTTTCCCTTGGGCCGCACCTCATAATGCAGGTTGGGCCGGTTAAATGAGGAGATAAAAATGTTTGGTTTGTTTAGCTGCAGGGTCTTTATGATGTCCGACTGGACTTTGGGCGTGGCCGTAGCAGTAAGGGCCATCACCGGCACTTTCTGCCCGATCATTTCCAGCATATCCCGGATGCGCCTGTATTCAGGCCGGAAATCATGCCCCCACTCGGAAATACAGTGCGCTTCATCCACAGCAACCATGGATATTTTGACGTCTTTAAGAAAAGATATGTTTTCCTTCTTCGTCAGGGATTCCGGAGCCACATACAGCAGCTTGGTAACGCCCTGCAGAATATCTTCTTTTACTTTTTTAACCTGCTGGCGGGTAAGGGACGAGTTGAGCACATGGGCAATGGTTTCATTGCTGCTGTAGCCCCGCACCAGGTCAACCTGGTTTTTCATTAGGGCAATAAGGGGGCTAATCACAATGGAGGTGCCCTTGCTCAGCATAGCCGGCAACTGATAGCAAAGCGATTTGCCTCCACCGGTAGGCATGATGACAAACGTGTCTTTACCTGAAAGAATACTTCGGATAATAGCTTCCTGATCTCCTTTAAATGATTTAAAGCCGAAATACTCATGCAGGGCTTCCTTCAGTTTTCCGTTCGTAAGAGGCATGGCGGCTATTGTGGACATAGAATAAACTCCTGTGATTAATTAAAAAAGAAGAAAAAAACGGTAACCAACTTATCAGACCCATGAACTACTTCAGCATCCTAAATTCTCAACTCCGTGTACAAGGTTAAAATGTAAATTTGTGGCGCTAGTTATCTGATTTTCTCAGATGAAAGTTCTAAGCGCAATATACTCAAAAAAGCGGCATTTTCAACGATAATGTTTTTGAAAACTTGAGGTTTTAGCTGATTTTAACAAATAATATTTCTGCATGAATGATAATCAAGACCACTATGTGGCAATTATGGCTGGAGGTGTAGGCAGCCGCTTCTGGCCTAAAAGCCGCGCTGCGCTTCCCAAACAATTTCTGGATATCCTGGGCACCGGTCAAACTCTGCTGCAGCTTACGTATGAACGGTTTAAGCCCATCGTTCCGCAGGAAAACATTTATGTAGTAACCCATGAGCAATATGCAGACCTTGTGCGGCAACAACTTCCCGAGCTCAAAGAATCGCAGGTGCTTAGCGAACCGCAGAGAAAAAATACAGCCCCCTGCATAGCCTATGTCGCATTCAAAATAAAAAAACTGAATCCCTATGCCAGCATGGTGGTATCGCCCTCTGATCATCTAGTACTGAAAGCCGATGTGTTTGCCCAAACAGTCAGCAGGGCATTACATTTTGCAGACGAGTCAAGCGCTCTGATTACACTGGGTATAGTGCCCACCCGTCCCGATACGGGCTACGGATATATTCAATACATTGACAATCACCGCAGCGGAGATATCTTTAAAGTAAAAACCTTTACAGAAAAGCCTAATCTGGAGCTCGCAAAAAGTTTTATTAAAAGCGGTGACTTTCTGTGGAACTCGGGTGTATTTATCTGGAATGTGCGTACCATACTGGCAGCATTCAAAAAAAACCTCCCCGAAATTTACGAGGCATTTGAAGAAGGGGCCGAAAAGCTGAATACTCCGGAGGAAAAGCCCTATATCACCCATGCCTATTCGCTGTGTAAAAGTATTTCTGTGGACTTCGGTATCATGGAAAAAGCAGAAAATGTATTCGTCATACCTGCTGACATCGGCTGGACTGATCTGGGAACCTGGCAGTCACTCTATGAGCTGAGCCCTAAGGATGCGCGTGCCAATGCAATACAAGGGCAGCATGTCCTGTTGTTTGACACCGATAACTCGCTGATAATTGCTCCGGAGAACAAACTGGTTGTGCTGCAGGGCCTTGACGGCTATTTTGTAATTGATACTGCTGATGCCTTACTGGTGTGCAAAAATGACCAGGAACAAAAAATAAAAGATATCATTGCCACCGTAAAAAAAGAACATGGAGAAAAATTCCTGTAACACCTTTACGTTTTCAGAAACGATGGCATTGCAAGTTGACGAATGTACACTCTTTATACTATTGCACACTCCGAAGAGGAGCGTTGCCTGTTAAACTAATCTTCTATGATGAGAATTTTACTTCCCCTTTTGCTGCTTTTTTTCAGTATCTCTCTTATCTCTGCACAATCTAATACAGAACAAAACCTGGCTTTTCAGTATTACCAGGATGGCGACTACGAAAAAGCCGCCAGCCTCTTTTTGAAGTTATATGACAAAGACCCTACTCCAGCCAATTACCGCTATCTGTATAACTCCCTGTTATTTACAAAAAACTATGAAACCCTGGAAAAACTCATTCGCAAAAACATCAAAAAGGAACCCGATAACCTGACCTATCTAGTAGATCTGGGATATTACTATAATCAAACCGGCAATCTCACGAAAGGCAAAAGTGAATACGAAACCGCCCTGAAAAATCTCAAGCCCGATGAGACCCGCATTATTCAGCTGGCCAGTGCCTTTCAAAACTACGGAGAGCTGGAAATGGCTGCCCAAACCTATGAAAAAGGCCGCAATCTGCTGGGCTATCCGGGTCACTTTGCCCTTGAGCTGGCTTCATTGTATTCAGATTTAAATAATCCCAAAAAAGCTATTGAAAATTATCTGGACTACTTTGAACTCAATCCGGGTGGTGCCCAAACGGTGAAAAATCTCCTGCAAGGCGTTTTGCAGAAAAAAGCATTTGCCGATGAACTCCATACCCAATTGCTCCAGAGGATACAGAAAAACCCTCAGGCCGTTTTTTATGCCGAGCTGCTTATATGGCATTTCATTCAGCAGAAAAACTTTAAGGCCGCTGCCCTGCAGGCCAAAGCCCTGGACAAGAGGCTTCGGGAAAATGGGTATCGCCTCATAAATATTGCCCGCTTTGCAGCAGCTGAAAACGATTATGATCAGGCTATGGAGGCTTACGATTATGTGATTGAAAAAGGAATAAACGGCCCATTCTACAAAACTGCCAGGGAAGAAAAGCTGCTTGCCTACAAGAAAAAAATTACCCAGTCCTATGACTACAGCGAAAACGATTTGCTTACCCTGGATGCGGAGTTTGATCAGTTCCTCAACGAGTTCGGAATTACCAGCCAGACGGCTGAAGTAGTACGCCAGAAAGCCGAACTGCAGGCTTTTTATCTGAATAATTACGATAAAGCTATTAGCCTGCTGGATAATCTCATTCAAAACCGCAGTGTTGAACCCCGTCTCAGGGGAGAATTCAAGCTACTGCTGGGAGATTTTTACATCATGAAGGATGAACTCTGGGAGGCCTCCCTGCTTTACGGTCAGGTAGACAAGGAATTTAAAGATGAGCCTTTGGGTGAACTGGCGCGCTTTAAGCAAGCTAAGCTCTCTTATTATCGGGGAGACTTTGAATGGGCACAGGCGCAGTTGGATATTCTGAAATCCGCCACTACCCAGCTCATATCCAATGACGCTATCAGCCTTTCGGTGTTTATCACCGATAATCTCGGATTGGATACTACTACATGGCCCATGCTGAAATTCGCCCGTGCTGACCTGATATTCTATCAAAACAAGTTAAGCGATGCCCTGCAGGAGCTGGATTCCATTCTGCATGTTTTCCCCACACATCCGCTTACCGATGATGTGTACTTTATGAAGGCCAAAATACTCATGAAGAAACATGACTACACAGGCGCAGCAGCCTTCCTGGAAAAAATTATCACTGACTATGCAAATGACCTGCTGGGCGATGACGCGTTATTTAAACTTGCTGAACTCCAGGAAACCGTATTTCAGGATAAGGAAAAGGCTATGCAGCTCTATCAGCAACTCCTCTTTAATTACAAAGACAGCATTTACCTCATTGAAGCCAGAAAACGATTCAGAAAGCTGCGCGGAGACCAGTTATAGACCGGCAATACCCCCTCAGTAGCTCATTGCTATAATCATCATAGTAGCACGCGGACGCTGGCTCAATGTAAGGCAGGCCGCAGAGGTAAGGCGTCCAGAATAATTCCTTCCTGAGCCACCAGTTCGTGCACACGTTGATGAATCTGCTGTTCTTCAAAATAGCAACGCGCCATTTCCAGATACACATTGCCGTGGTTTACTTCCGACTCATAGAGTCTGCGGTAAAAATCTTTTAACCTGGCATCTTGCAGCGCATCAGCCACCAACCGAAACCTTTCGGCCCCTCGACATTCGACCACGGCCGCAATCAGCAGGCGATCAAGCAACCGTTCATCGCGCCCGGTACGACATAAAGAGAGCAACTGCCTTATGTAAGGATCCTGAGTTAACTCATGGGTCAGCGGTACCCCACGCTTCTCCATAATTCTGTAAACCTGCTGAAAGTGTCTCAGTTCCTCCAGAGCAGTTGCAATGAGACCGGGGATAATTGCTTTCCGATCCGGATATTTGGCAACAAAACTCAGCGCCATTGCCGAAGCCTTTCGTTCACAGTCGGCATGATCTTGCAGAAAAGCATTGAAGTCACCCAGCACGGTGTCCACCCACGCGGGGCTGGTAGCAACGGTCAATTGAATTTCGGTGGTGTTCATCATCCTGCTCAAAGCTATTAAAGATTTCATTTAGTGCTTACACGTTCTCTTTTATGGTTTATTTTTATATGCCCGCATAAGCAAATGGTAAAGCATGTTGTCTGAAGAAACTATAGAAAAAAACCCTTTTGACCAGTTTGAAAAATGGTTTAACGATGTACTGAAGGCCAACTTCAAAGAACCCACGGCTGTTGCACTGGCCACCTGCAGCCGGGATTTAAAGCCCTCTGTACGTATGGTGCTGATGAAAGATTTCAGCCGCGAAGGGTTTGTGTTTTATACCAACTATATGAGCCGCAAGGGGCGTGAGATTGAGGAAAATCCCAAAGCTGCCCTTTTATTTTATTGGGATATCCTGGAACGACAAGTGCGCGTGGAAGGACTGATTGAGAAAGTGCCGGATTCTGTTTCGGATAAATATTTTGACAGTCGCCCGCGGGAAAGCCGTATTGGTGCGCTGGCTTCTCCTCAAAGCCAGGTGATTGCATCCAGAGAGGTGCTGGAACAAAAAGTAGCAGAGCTGCAAAAACAATTCGGTGATAATGAAAAAATACCCCGCCCTCCGCACTGGGGTGGTTATGTGCTGAGCCCACGTTACTTTGAATTCTGGGAATCCCGTCCCAGCCGGCTTCATGACCGGATTGCCTACGTACTGAGCGACAAAACATGGAAGATTTTCAGATTGGCCCCTTAGCCCGCCTTTCAGCCTCACACAGGGCTTATTTCATACACCGCCTGTACAAACCCATCCAGATTGATGCTCCCCTGCCGCCAGGTTTAAAAATTATTGTTGTTATTCCCTGCTATGCTGAACCTCATGTGCTTGCCACACTGCAATCTTTACACGCCTGCAATGCACCCCGGGGAGCAGTAGAAGTCATTCTGGTAATTAATGAGCCGGAAAATGCAGGCAGCGACATACGTCAGCAAAACCAGAAAACACTGCAGGAGGCGCAGCAATGGCAGCACTCGCTTTCTGCAACACATCTTAATCTTTTTATTCTTCGGGAAATTTTTCCCGCACGACAGGCCGGTGTGGGTCTGGCACGTAAAATAGGCATGGACGAAGCCGCTTTCCGTCTTCTGCGGGCTGGTCACGATGGAATCATCGTGTGCCTGGATGCCGATTGTACCGTTTCCCCCAACTATCTGACCGCCATTGAAAAGCATTTTCTGCAACCAGAGTCTCAGGCTGCCATCATACACTTTGAGCATGCGTTGGATCAAATACAAAATGCCCGTGCCCTGGCAGGTATTATTCAATATGAGATCTATCTTAGATATTATAAGCATGCCCTGCGTTATTGCGGCTATCCGTTTTATCATCACACCATTGGTTCGTGCATGGCCGTGAGAAGTTCTGTATATGTTAAATCCGGTGGAATGAACCGCAAAAAGGCAGGAGAAGA
The Chitinophagales bacterium genome window above contains:
- the pdxH gene encoding pyridoxine/pyridoxamine 5'-phosphate oxidase, whose protein sequence is MLSEETIEKNPFDQFEKWFNDVLKANFKEPTAVALATCSRDLKPSVRMVLMKDFSREGFVFYTNYMSRKGREIEENPKAALLFYWDILERQVRVEGLIEKVPDSVSDKYFDSRPRESRIGALASPQSQVIASREVLEQKVAELQKQFGDNEKIPRPPHWGGYVLSPRYFEFWESRPSRLHDRIAYVLSDKTWKIFRLAP
- a CDS encoding mannose-1-phosphate guanylyltransferase → MNDNQDHYVAIMAGGVGSRFWPKSRAALPKQFLDILGTGQTLLQLTYERFKPIVPQENIYVVTHEQYADLVRQQLPELKESQVLSEPQRKNTAPCIAYVAFKIKKLNPYASMVVSPSDHLVLKADVFAQTVSRALHFADESSALITLGIVPTRPDTGYGYIQYIDNHRSGDIFKVKTFTEKPNLELAKSFIKSGDFLWNSGVFIWNVRTILAAFKKNLPEIYEAFEEGAEKLNTPEEKPYITHAYSLCKSISVDFGIMEKAENVFVIPADIGWTDLGTWQSLYELSPKDARANAIQGQHVLLFDTDNSLIIAPENKLVVLQGLDGYFVIDTADALLVCKNDQEQKIKDIIATVKKEHGEKFL
- a CDS encoding cytochrome b5, whose translation is MDQPEFPSYTPAQLALRNGQDKPEIWVAYRGVIYDVSGSTLWRNGHHYEHWAGQDLTDELTHAPHTDAVFEELPVVGRLKLS
- the asd gene encoding aspartate-semialdehyde dehydrogenase, producing the protein MRVAVVGATGLVGSKMLQVLEERNFPVSELIPAASEKSAGKEITFKGRPIRVRTVEDAVQARPHLALFSAGSGPSKEWAPRFAEAGTYVVDNSSCWRMDPQVPLVVPEVNADTLTQEKRIIANPNCSTIQMVVALNPLHKKYRIKRIVVSTYQSVTGTGKKAVDQLMGEREKAVKGTAPHYPMAYPYPIDLNIIPHIDVFLENGYTREEMKMVNETKKIMQDESIAVTATTVRIPVIGGHSESINVEFEKEFDLSEVRALLAAAPGVILTDDIASLKYPMPIDAHEKDEVFVGRIRRDASQPKTLNLWVVADNLRKGAATNAVQIAEHLIARGIIAVPVAEASSR
- a CDS encoding hydroxylase — encoded protein: MNTTEIQLTVATSPAWVDTVLGDFNAFLQDHADCERKASAMALSFVAKYPDRKAIIPGLIATALEELRHFQQVYRIMEKRGVPLTHELTQDPYIRQLLSLCRTGRDERLLDRLLIAAVVECRGAERFRLVADALQDARLKDFYRRLYESEVNHGNVYLEMARCYFEEQQIHQRVHELVAQEGIILDALPLRPALH
- a CDS encoding ATP-dependent DNA helicase RecQ; its protein translation is MSTIAAMPLTNGKLKEALHEYFGFKSFKGDQEAIIRSILSGKDTFVIMPTGGGKSLCYQLPAMLSKGTSIVISPLIALMKNQVDLVRGYSSNETIAHVLNSSLTRQQVKKVKEDILQGVTKLLYVAPESLTKKENISFLKDVKISMVAVDEAHCISEWGHDFRPEYRRIRDMLEMIGQKVPVMALTATATPKVQSDIIKTLQLNKPNIFISSFNRPNLHYEVRPKGKKEHVLKSIAQFVKAHAGKSGIIYVLSRKSTEEIAQFLHVNGIKAAPYHAGLEQAQRAQVQDQFLMEEIDVIVATIAFGMGIDKPDVRFVIHYDIPKSIENYYQETGRAGRDGLEGKCIAYYSYKDIYKLEKFLRDKNLTEREMGNQLLNEVIAYAETPVCRRKFLLHYFGEDYAQENCGACDNCLNPKEAMEGKPFIHLALRTVAAVKESHGIQDLVNIIVGKKSQELVNFGYNTLDVFGQGADHSESFWNSVYRQAMLQKFLNKDIEQYGILKLTPAGRKFITRPFSVSIALNHDYEKEAAEMDEEASMARPSALDTVLLSMLRELRKKVARQHNLPPYVIFQDPSLEDMATQYPVTTDELANIYGVSKGKALKYGKPFLEVIKKYVDENEIERSTDMVVKSIVNKSALKVYIIQNIDKKIPLEDIASSKGLSMDELYAEMKTIVDSGTKLSIDYCVDELIDPDLQDIIYDYFMQAETDNLETAYSSLKHEGVTMEELRLMQIKFLSEMAN